The Paenibacillus crassostreae genome includes a window with the following:
- a CDS encoding PBECR4 domain-containing protein, which yields MKNNSIPIPQGDDLCRCHLYILKLRGSALMFIRVDSLFRGNIMSLSVQDLLTLKELPSEDDLTLQLLAFFYEEHICHQIFHYKIRDKRRDIQLRFKTIDLPHLLGIHKIKTGSGYRGKRGFPELKNGNITLDLLKSANIGGYESTIHRILHFPFLYQLIHAPTFIIFNPHIARSMIDAEFMLYNRYSGRYIHLGIKKEASTDLYTPVTFLERKNVYNGMKIVPVDEIIIIPEKKDT from the coding sequence GTGAAAAACAATTCCATTCCTATCCCACAGGGAGATGATCTCTGTCGCTGCCACCTTTATATTTTAAAATTACGTGGATCGGCCTTGATGTTTATCAGGGTCGATTCTTTGTTTAGGGGAAATATTATGTCCTTATCCGTACAAGATCTATTAACTTTAAAGGAACTACCTTCAGAAGACGATCTGACGTTACAACTGCTTGCATTTTTTTATGAAGAACATATTTGCCATCAGATATTCCACTATAAGATCAGAGATAAGCGTAGGGATATTCAACTGCGCTTCAAGACGATTGACCTTCCTCATCTGCTTGGCATTCATAAAATAAAAACTGGCTCTGGATACAGAGGGAAACGGGGATTTCCTGAACTAAAGAACGGGAACATTACTCTTGATCTTCTGAAAAGCGCTAATATTGGCGGTTACGAAAGCACCATTCATCGTATTTTACATTTCCCTTTTTTGTATCAATTGATTCATGCACCGACCTTTATTATTTTTAATCCTCATATTGCGAGAAGCATGATAGACGCTGAGTTTATGCTCTATAACCGCTATAGCGGGCGATATATTCACCTCGGTATAAAGAAAGAAGCTAGCACTGATCTATATACTCCTGTCACCTTCTTAGAAAGAAAAAATGTATATAATGGCATGAAAATAGTTCCGGTTGATGAAATCATAATTATTCCTGAAAAGAAGGATACATAG